A single window of Polaribacter sp. SA4-10 DNA harbors:
- a CDS encoding metal-dependent transcriptional regulator: MFTLSEENYLKAIYHLEAISNKGVSTNAIAKKLETKASSVTDMIKKLSDKEVVIYIKYKGVKLTDLGKKTAANVVRKHRLWEVFLVEKLNFSWDEVHDVAEQLEHIKSSKLINQLDAFLGFPKQDPHGDPIPDKEGNLNPIEKSLLSTLLKNESGICVGVNDSSSEFLRFLDKKGITLGKEITILDKEVFDASFSIEIAGKKLSISNKIANNLYIQKSNNKN, translated from the coding sequence ATGTTTACACTTTCAGAAGAAAACTATTTAAAGGCAATATATCATTTAGAGGCTATTTCTAATAAGGGAGTTAGTACAAATGCTATTGCTAAAAAATTAGAAACAAAAGCATCTTCTGTAACGGATATGATTAAGAAACTATCTGATAAAGAAGTTGTGATTTATATAAAATACAAAGGTGTAAAGTTAACAGATTTAGGTAAGAAAACTGCGGCAAATGTTGTTAGGAAACATCGTTTATGGGAGGTTTTTTTAGTTGAAAAACTTAATTTTTCTTGGGATGAGGTGCATGATGTAGCAGAACAGTTGGAACATATAAAATCATCAAAATTAATTAATCAGTTAGATGCTTTTTTAGGTTTTCCAAAACAAGATCCTCATGGAGATCCAATTCCTGATAAAGAAGGGAATTTAAACCCAATAGAAAAGAGTTTGTTATCAACGTTATTAAAAAATGAAAGTGGAATTTGTGTGGGTGTAAATGATTCATCATCAGAGTTTTTAAGATTTTTAGATAAAAAAGGAATCACCCTTGGAAAAGAAATTACAATTTTAGATAAAGAAGTTTTTGATGCTTCGTTTTCAATTGAGATAGCTGGTAAGAAATTATCAATATCAAATAAAATAGCAAATAATTTATACATTCAAAAGAGTAACAATAAAAATTAA
- a CDS encoding SPOR domain-containing protein, with protein sequence MTLATYINDLLYRYDCVIVPDFGGFVTNKIGAKINHFTHTFYPPTKQITFNSHLKHNDGLLANYIASVENISFEKASTAISLSVIKWQNELESKSVEIDSLGSLTLNENRKIVFEPNKEVNYLTASFGLSTVDSSTIKRYKAQAKSLIPIVKKEEKKGIPVFIKYAATAAILLTLGFAGYNGYQQNQHKETLANQQKDLEKKIQSATFIISNPLPTIELNVVKETAKPYHIIAGAFQFPENAEKKINQLKRKGFDAKIIGVNKWGLTQVSFNSFADRDEATNNLYKIQDTLSKDAWLLIKK encoded by the coding sequence ATGACTTTAGCTACTTACATTAACGATTTATTATATAGATATGACTGCGTAATTGTTCCAGATTTTGGCGGTTTTGTTACTAATAAAATTGGCGCAAAAATAAATCACTTTACGCACACATTTTATCCACCAACAAAACAAATTACATTTAACAGTCATCTTAAACACAATGATGGTTTATTAGCTAATTATATTGCTTCAGTAGAAAATATTTCTTTTGAAAAAGCTTCAACTGCAATTTCTTTGTCTGTAATAAAATGGCAAAATGAATTAGAATCTAAATCTGTTGAAATAGATAGTTTAGGTAGTTTAACTTTAAATGAAAACCGTAAAATAGTTTTTGAACCAAATAAAGAAGTTAATTATTTAACAGCATCTTTTGGTCTTTCTACTGTAGATTCTTCTACAATAAAGAGATATAAAGCACAAGCAAAATCTTTAATCCCTATAGTTAAAAAGGAGGAGAAAAAAGGAATTCCTGTATTTATTAAATATGCTGCAACTGCTGCTATTTTATTAACTTTAGGTTTTGCAGGTTACAATGGTTATCAACAAAACCAGCACAAGGAAACACTTGCAAATCAGCAAAAAGATTTAGAAAAAAAAATTCAATCTGCAACTTTTATAATTTCTAATCCTTTACCAACAATTGAGTTAAATGTTGTAAAAGAAACAGCTAAACCCTACCATATTATTGCAGGGGCTTTTCAGTTTCCAGAAAATGCTGAGAAGAAAATCAATCAGCTAAAAAGGAAAGGTTTTGATGCCAAAATTATTGGTGTTAATAAATGGGGATTAACTCAAGTTTCTTTCAACAGTTTTGCTGACAGAGATGAAGCAACTAATAACCTTTATAAGATTCAGGACACCCTTTCTAAAGACGCTTGGTTACTTATTAAAAAATAA
- the dprA gene encoding DNA-processing protein DprA, whose product MKEEKLIAILRLQKSKAIGCIIAKKLIAATGSVEQIFKESPGKLQKINGIGQHVTNHLFDKVNIKLAEQELDYINKNKIGYSYFLEEEYPINLQHCIDSPILFFKDGNIDFNNPRIISVVGTRNMSSYGSHFCNKLIDDLAEYNPIIVSGFAYGVDICAHKAAIKNKLQTIAVLAHGFEEIYPKVHKKYINQVNENGGFLTEFWHDETPLRENFLKRNRIVAGISKATIIIESAEKGGSLVTADIANSYDKDVFALPGRATDLFSKGCNSLIKNNKAFLLNSSTDIIKMLNWDIVEKPKEIQRQLFVELNENEQKIYNFLHQKGKQVLDLISIECTIPIYQLSSILLQMELKGVLKPLPGKLFELI is encoded by the coding sequence TTGAAAGAAGAAAAATTAATAGCTATTTTGCGTTTGCAAAAATCAAAAGCGATAGGTTGTATTATTGCAAAAAAATTAATTGCTGCAACAGGTAGTGTTGAACAAATTTTTAAAGAAAGTCCAGGTAAACTTCAAAAAATAAATGGAATAGGGCAGCATGTTACGAATCATTTATTTGATAAAGTAAATATTAAACTTGCAGAACAAGAACTAGACTATATTAATAAAAATAAGATTGGGTATTCGTATTTTTTAGAAGAGGAGTATCCAATTAATTTACAACATTGTATCGATTCGCCAATTCTTTTTTTTAAAGACGGAAACATAGATTTTAATAACCCAAGAATAATTTCTGTTGTTGGTACAAGAAATATGAGTTCTTATGGCAGCCATTTTTGCAATAAATTAATAGATGATTTGGCAGAATACAATCCAATTATAGTGAGTGGTTTTGCTTATGGTGTGGATATTTGTGCTCATAAAGCAGCGATAAAAAATAAGTTGCAAACCATTGCAGTTTTAGCACATGGTTTTGAGGAAATTTATCCAAAAGTTCATAAAAAATATATAAATCAAGTAAATGAAAATGGAGGCTTTTTAACCGAATTTTGGCATGATGAAACCCCATTAAGAGAAAATTTTTTAAAACGAAATAGAATTGTTGCTGGCATATCTAAAGCCACAATTATTATAGAATCTGCAGAAAAAGGTGGCTCTTTAGTAACTGCAGATATTGCAAACTCTTATGATAAAGATGTTTTTGCCTTGCCAGGTAGAGCAACAGATTTATTTAGTAAAGGGTGTAATAGTTTAATAAAAAATAACAAGGCATTTTTATTAAATTCTTCTACAGATATTATAAAAATGCTAAATTGGGATATTGTAGAAAAACCAAAAGAAATTCAAAGACAATTATTTGTTGAATTAAATGAAAATGAACAAAAGATATACAATTTTCTTCATCAAAAAGGGAAACAAGTTTTAGATTTAATTTCTATAGAATGTACGATTCCTATTTATCAACTATCCTCAATTTTACTTCAAATGGAATTAAAAGGTGTTTTAAAACCTTTACCAGGAAAATTATTTGAATTGATTTAA
- a CDS encoding TonB-dependent receptor, with translation MKYSVFIVFLVLSTLSFGQTISGKITTENGDEIPYANVYLKKTKIGTSSDENGFYKLKNILKGSYTLLVSSIGYKTIAIKINLTNNKKIVKNITLTEDKSLDEIVISGTLRPVSKTASPVPVEVYSKSFFKKNPTPSIFESLQNVNGVRPQLNCNVCNTGDIHINGLEGPYTFILIDGMPIVSGLSTVYGLTGIPQALIERVEIVKGPASTLYGSEAVGGIINIITKKPTNAPQLTTDTFISSWGELNTDIGLRYNISEKTQGLMGINYFNFQNRIDNNNDNFTDLTLQNRISLFNKINIERKSNKVFTIAGRYVYEDRWGGEIDWKREFRGTNIKYGESIYTNRWETFGTYQLPTSENINFQFSANGHYQDSFYGTDSYDAEQVIGFGQFVYNKKVKENHELLLGLAYRYTFYDDDTFATFKDDGVTNKPSITHLPGVFIQDEISLSKRKKILLGARWDHNSAHGSIFSPRVNYKWNSRDNSTILRASVGNGFRVANVFTEDHAALTGARKVEFEGDLQPETSWNANLNYVKKINTENSFITFDTSVFYTYFDNRILPDYETDSNKIIYANLDGFSVSKGISLNADILFTNGLTINAGGTLMDVSVTENKIKTRQILTESFSGVWSISYRFNNDLTIDYTGNLYGPMRLPLLGLNDKRDEFSPWYSIQNIQLSKKYTNTWEIYGGVKNLLNFTPKENSINNSTNPFNTGIDTNQNPELAFDPSYVYASNQGIRAFVGIRYTLF, from the coding sequence ATGAAATATTCAGTTTTTATAGTTTTTTTAGTTTTATCTACTCTTAGTTTTGGACAAACTATTAGTGGAAAAATAACCACAGAAAATGGTGATGAAATTCCATATGCAAATGTGTATTTAAAGAAAACTAAAATTGGTACTTCATCAGATGAAAATGGTTTTTATAAATTAAAAAACATCTTAAAAGGTAGTTACACCTTACTGGTTAGTAGTATTGGTTACAAAACAATAGCTATAAAAATTAACCTTACAAATAACAAAAAAATCGTTAAAAATATTACACTTACAGAAGATAAATCTTTAGATGAAATTGTAATTTCAGGAACTTTAAGGCCCGTATCAAAAACTGCAAGTCCTGTTCCTGTAGAAGTTTATAGTAAAAGTTTTTTTAAGAAAAATCCTACGCCTTCTATTTTTGAATCGCTGCAAAATGTAAATGGCGTAAGACCTCAATTAAATTGCAATGTTTGTAATACTGGTGATATTCATATTAACGGCTTAGAAGGTCCCTATACATTTATTTTAATTGATGGAATGCCAATTGTAAGTGGCCTTTCTACAGTCTACGGCTTAACAGGAATTCCGCAAGCTTTGATAGAAAGAGTGGAAATTGTTAAAGGGCCAGCCTCTACTTTATATGGTTCAGAAGCTGTTGGAGGAATCATAAATATCATCACTAAAAAACCAACAAATGCACCACAATTAACAACAGATACTTTTATAAGTTCTTGGGGTGAACTCAATACCGATATTGGTTTACGCTATAATATATCAGAAAAAACCCAAGGTCTTATGGGAATCAATTATTTTAATTTTCAAAATAGAATAGATAATAATAATGATAATTTCACTGATTTAACTTTGCAAAACAGAATATCACTCTTCAACAAAATTAATATCGAAAGAAAGAGTAATAAAGTTTTTACCATTGCGGGAAGATATGTTTATGAAGATCGATGGGGAGGAGAAATCGACTGGAAGCGAGAATTTAGAGGAACTAACATAAAATACGGTGAAAGTATTTATACGAATAGATGGGAGACTTTTGGAACGTATCAACTACCAACATCAGAAAATATTAATTTTCAGTTTAGTGCAAATGGGCATTATCAAGATTCTTTTTACGGAACTGATTCTTATGATGCAGAACAAGTTATCGGTTTTGGTCAGTTTGTTTATAATAAAAAAGTTAAAGAAAATCATGAATTACTTTTAGGCCTGGCTTACAGGTATACATTTTATGATGATGATACTTTTGCAACTTTTAAAGATGATGGAGTTACAAACAAGCCTTCCATAACCCATTTACCTGGCGTTTTTATTCAAGATGAAATCAGTTTAAGTAAAAGAAAAAAAATATTATTAGGTGCAAGGTGGGACCACAATAGTGCACATGGAAGTATTTTTTCGCCAAGAGTAAATTACAAATGGAATTCTAGAGATAATTCTACTATTTTAAGAGCAAGTGTTGGAAATGGCTTTAGAGTTGCTAATGTTTTTACAGAAGACCATGCTGCTTTAACAGGCGCAAGAAAGGTAGAGTTCGAAGGTGATTTACAACCAGAAACTTCCTGGAATGCAAACCTTAATTATGTAAAGAAAATAAATACAGAAAATTCTTTTATCACCTTTGATACAAGTGTTTTTTATACTTATTTTGATAATAGAATATTGCCTGATTATGAAACAGATTCTAATAAAATTATTTATGCAAATTTAGATGGTTTTTCAGTTTCTAAAGGAATTTCTCTAAATGCTGATATTCTTTTCACAAATGGCTTAACAATTAACGCCGGAGGAACTTTAATGGATGTTTCAGTAACCGAAAACAAGATAAAAACAAGACAAATATTAACCGAAAGTTTTAGTGGCGTTTGGTCTATTTCGTATAGATTTAATAACGATTTAACGATAGATTATACAGGAAATTTATACGGCCCAATGCGTTTACCTTTATTAGGTCTTAATGATAAAAGAGATGAATTTTCTCCTTGGTACAGTATACAGAATATTCAATTATCAAAGAAATATACAAATACCTGGGAAATTTATGGTGGGGTCAAAAACCTTTTAAATTTTACACCAAAAGAAAATAGTATTAACAATTCAACAAATCCTTTTAACACTGGAATTGATACAAACCAAAACCCTGAATTGGCTTTTGACCCAAGTTACGTATACGCTTCGAATCAAGGAATTAGAGCTTTTGTTGGAATTCGATATACACTTTTTTAA
- the mfd gene encoding transcription-repair coupling factor: MIKAFQQDKNHFKIQNLVGSSLSFVISETFKKTDKPYLLIFNDKEEAAYYLNDLEQLLGDQNVLFYPGSYRRPYQIEETDNANVLLRSEVLNRINSRKKPAVIVTYPTALFEKVVTKKELEKNTLKVAVGESLSLDFVNEILFEYKFKRVDFVTEPGEFSVRGGIIDVFSFSNDEPYRVEFFGDEIDSIRTFDVETQLSKEKLKKVSIMPNVENKTLQENRESFLKYISSNTIVFIKNIDLLSGNLDKFFSKAEEAFLDLSKEINHAKPSELFCNGSFIKNQLQHFTLVNFDAKRHSELVSESNQKIEKQVHNFEIIDFNTIPQPSFNKQFNLLIDDLNEHHKAGFTNYIFCANEQQANRFHDIFDDHEQEVHYETIVFPLYQGFVDVEQKLVCYTDHQIFERYHKFRLKNGYAKKQAITLKEINNLEIGDYVTHMDHGIGKFGGLQKIDVQGKKQEAIKLVYGERDILYVSIHSLHKISKFSGKDGKPPKIYKLGSGAWKKIKQKTKARVKHVAFNLIKLYAKRRLQKGLAFGKDTHIQHELEASFIYEDTPDQFTATQDVKIDMEKEQPMDRLICGDVGFGKTEVAIRAAFKAVDNGKQVAILVPTTILAFQHYKTFTERLKDFPVRIDYLNRFRTAKQKTTAIEGVNDGSIDIIIGTHQLTNQRIKFKDLGLLIIDEEQKFGVAVKDKLKTLKENVDTLTLTATPIPRTLQFSLMAARDLSVIKTAPPNRHPIETNVIRFSEETIRDAISYEISRGGQVFFIHNRIENIKEVAGLLQRLVPSANIKVGHGQMEGKKLEELMLGFMENTFDVLVSTTIIESGLDVPNANTIFINNANNFGLSDLHQMRGRVGRSNKKAFCYFITPPYHMMTDDARKRIEALVLFSDLGSGINIAMKDLEIRGAGDLLGGEQSGFINDIGFDTYQKILQEAIEELKENEFKELYPTDNSKPKEFVKDVQIDTDFEILFPDDYVNSITERLNLYSKLGSLKTEDELQTFESEIIDRFGEIPTQVEDLLDSVRVKWLAKELGLEKIILKQKRLVGYFVSDQQSTFYQTEAFTRMLKYVQKNGKSCVMKEKETKNGLRLLVTFIKIDSVKTALNILSKI, from the coding sequence ATAATTAAGGCCTTTCAACAAGACAAAAACCATTTTAAAATACAGAATTTGGTAGGTTCGTCATTGTCTTTTGTTATTTCTGAGACGTTTAAAAAAACAGACAAACCTTATCTTTTAATTTTTAATGACAAAGAAGAAGCTGCTTATTATTTAAATGATTTAGAACAACTTTTAGGTGATCAAAACGTGCTTTTTTACCCTGGTTCTTATAGAAGACCTTATCAAATAGAAGAAACAGATAATGCTAATGTTTTACTACGTTCTGAAGTTTTAAATAGAATTAATTCGCGTAAAAAACCTGCTGTAATAGTTACCTACCCAACTGCTCTTTTTGAAAAAGTTGTTACTAAAAAAGAATTAGAAAAAAACACCTTAAAAGTTGCTGTTGGAGAAAGTTTATCGCTAGATTTTGTAAACGAAATATTATTTGAATATAAATTTAAACGGGTAGATTTTGTTACAGAACCAGGTGAATTTTCTGTGCGTGGAGGAATAATAGATGTTTTTTCTTTTTCTAATGATGAACCTTATAGAGTTGAGTTTTTTGGTGATGAAATAGATAGCATAAGAACATTTGATGTAGAAACGCAACTATCTAAAGAGAAACTTAAAAAGGTTTCTATAATGCCTAATGTAGAAAACAAAACATTACAAGAAAACAGAGAAAGTTTCTTAAAATATATTTCTTCAAATACCATTGTTTTTATTAAAAACATCGATTTACTTTCAGGAAATTTAGACAAATTCTTCTCTAAAGCTGAAGAAGCATTTTTAGATTTATCAAAAGAGATTAATCATGCAAAACCATCTGAATTATTTTGTAATGGCAGTTTTATAAAAAACCAATTACAGCATTTCACTTTGGTTAATTTTGACGCAAAGCGTCATTCTGAACTTGTTTCAGAATCTAATCAAAAGATAGAGAAACAAGTTCATAATTTTGAAATCATAGATTTTAACACCATACCACAACCTTCATTTAACAAACAATTTAATTTATTAATTGATGATTTAAATGAGCATCATAAGGCGGGTTTTACAAACTATATTTTTTGCGCAAATGAGCAACAAGCAAATCGTTTTCATGATATTTTTGACGATCATGAACAAGAAGTTCATTATGAAACCATCGTTTTTCCACTCTATCAAGGTTTTGTAGATGTTGAGCAAAAGTTGGTTTGTTATACAGATCATCAAATATTTGAACGTTATCATAAATTCCGATTAAAAAATGGGTATGCAAAAAAGCAAGCCATTACTTTAAAGGAAATCAATAATTTAGAAATTGGAGATTATGTTACACACATGGATCACGGAATTGGAAAATTTGGTGGTTTACAAAAAATTGATGTTCAAGGAAAAAAGCAAGAAGCAATTAAGTTGGTTTATGGAGAAAGAGATATTTTATATGTAAGCATTCATTCGCTTCATAAAATTTCTAAATTCAGCGGAAAAGATGGAAAGCCTCCCAAGATTTACAAATTAGGTTCTGGCGCTTGGAAAAAAATCAAACAAAAAACAAAAGCAAGAGTTAAACATGTTGCTTTTAATTTAATTAAACTTTACGCAAAACGAAGATTACAAAAAGGACTTGCCTTTGGCAAAGATACTCATATACAACACGAGCTCGAAGCCAGCTTTATTTATGAAGATACGCCAGATCAATTTACAGCGACTCAAGATGTAAAGATTGACATGGAAAAAGAACAACCCATGGACCGTTTAATTTGTGGTGATGTTGGTTTTGGAAAAACAGAAGTTGCAATAAGAGCAGCTTTTAAAGCTGTAGATAATGGCAAACAAGTGGCAATTTTAGTTCCTACAACTATTTTAGCTTTTCAGCATTATAAAACTTTTACTGAACGATTAAAAGATTTTCCTGTAAGAATAGATTATTTAAATAGATTTAGAACTGCAAAACAAAAAACGACAGCAATAGAGGGTGTAAATGATGGAAGTATAGATATTATTATAGGAACACATCAACTTACAAATCAAAGAATAAAATTTAAAGATTTGGGTCTTTTAATTATTGATGAAGAACAAAAATTTGGTGTTGCTGTAAAAGATAAATTAAAAACCCTCAAAGAAAACGTAGACACACTTACTTTAACGGCAACTCCAATACCAAGAACGCTACAATTTAGCTTAATGGCAGCAAGAGATTTATCAGTAATAAAAACTGCTCCGCCCAATAGACACCCAATAGAAACAAATGTAATTCGCTTTAGCGAAGAAACAATTAGAGATGCAATTTCTTATGAAATTTCACGTGGTGGACAAGTATTTTTTATCCATAATAGAATTGAAAACATTAAAGAAGTAGCAGGTTTGTTGCAACGTTTAGTTCCATCTGCAAATATTAAAGTCGGACATGGACAAATGGAAGGCAAAAAATTAGAGGAATTGATGCTTGGTTTTATGGAAAATACTTTTGATGTTTTGGTTTCTACCACTATTATTGAAAGTGGTTTAGACGTGCCAAATGCAAACACCATTTTTATAAACAATGCAAATAATTTTGGATTGTCTGATTTACATCAAATGCGTGGTAGAGTTGGGCGATCTAATAAAAAAGCATTCTGTTATTTTATTACTCCTCCTTATCACATGATGACAGATGATGCTAGAAAACGTATAGAAGCTTTGGTTTTATTTTCTGATTTAGGAAGCGGAATTAACATTGCCATGAAAGATTTAGAAATTCGTGGAGCTGGAGATTTATTAGGTGGTGAACAAAGTGGATTTATTAATGACATTGGGTTTGATACGTATCAAAAGATATTACAAGAAGCTATTGAAGAATTAAAAGAAAATGAGTTTAAAGAACTCTATCCAACAGATAATTCTAAACCAAAAGAGTTTGTGAAAGATGTTCAAATTGACACAGATTTCGAAATCCTTTTCCCAGATGATTATGTGAATTCTATTACAGAACGCTTAAATTTATACAGCAAGTTAGGAAGTCTTAAAACTGAAGATGAATTACAAACTTTTGAATCTGAAATTATTGATAGGTTTGGAGAAATACCAACACAAGTTGAAGATTTATTAGACTCTGTTAGAGTAAAATGGCTAGCAAAAGAATTAGGTTTAGAAAAAATTATTTTGAAACAAAAACGCTTAGTTGGTTATTTTGTTTCTGATCAACAAAGTACTTTTTATCAAACAGAAGCTTTTACAAGAATGTTAAAATACGTTCAGAAAAATGGAAAAAGTTGTGTTATGAAAGAAAAAGAAACTAAAAACGGATTGCGTTTATTAGTTACGTTTATTAAAATTGATTCTGTAAAAACAGCTTTAAATATATTGAGCAAAATTTAA
- a CDS encoding DMT family transporter, which produces MKNLHVKNISLLLLATIFISTSGVLGKYIDMSPEVIIWFRSIFAGVILFIYCKFKKVDLQIKKRKDLVPFVISAFLMAAHWITYFYALKISNVAIGMLSIYTFPVIIAFLEPLFIKTKFNPIHIFLGVLVLTGLYILTPELTFENADLKGILLGVFSAFCYAIRILILKQHIANYNGSMLMFYQTLIISILLLPLLFFGDFSNFGNQLPYLILLALITTAIGHTMLVHSLKHFSASTASIISSIQPISGIIIAYFILSETPNNATYIGGGLILLTVIIESFRSKK; this is translated from the coding sequence ATGAAAAACTTGCATGTAAAAAACATATCTCTTTTACTTTTAGCTACAATTTTTATAAGCACATCTGGTGTTTTAGGAAAATATATAGATATGTCTCCAGAAGTAATTATCTGGTTTCGATCTATTTTTGCTGGTGTGATTTTGTTTATCTATTGTAAATTTAAAAAAGTAGATTTACAGATAAAAAAGAGAAAAGATTTAGTGCCATTTGTAATTAGTGCATTTTTAATGGCAGCACATTGGATTACTTATTTCTACGCATTAAAGATCTCTAATGTTGCAATAGGAATGCTTTCTATCTATACTTTTCCAGTAATTATTGCATTTTTAGAACCACTTTTTATCAAAACGAAATTCAATCCAATACATATTTTTTTAGGTGTATTAGTTTTAACAGGCTTATATATTTTAACCCCAGAACTAACTTTTGAAAACGCTGATTTAAAAGGAATACTTTTAGGCGTTTTCTCTGCTTTTTGTTATGCAATTAGAATTTTAATTTTAAAACAACATATTGCCAATTATAATGGTAGTATGTTAATGTTTTACCAGACTTTAATTATTAGTATTTTATTGCTACCTCTTTTGTTTTTTGGAGATTTCTCTAATTTTGGAAATCAGTTGCCGTATTTAATCTTATTAGCACTAATAACCACAGCAATCGGACACACAATGTTGGTGCATTCTTTAAAGCATTTTTCAGCTTCTACAGCAAGTATTATTAGTAGTATTCAGCCAATTTCTGGAATTATAATTGCCTATTTTATTTTAAGTGAAACGCCCAATAATGCAACTTATATTGGTGGAGGTTTAATTTTACTAACCGTTATTATTGAGAGTTTTAGAAGTAAGAAATAG